A region of Drosophila suzukii chromosome 2L, CBGP_Dsuzu_IsoJpt1.0, whole genome shotgun sequence DNA encodes the following proteins:
- the LOC108011164 gene encoding uncharacterized protein — translation MWTPPKKKSAPTRALPKDATNPANTLPLWSRLLDHNADGCQRRKNDDMQANYEVEVADRLWSLWGTAQQVEPEGSSTSAESAAGRTSAPGKILACCVVACCAGSFHSLDHWDTRLLDTILVNGEDYYDESLAARQRRDLVGEPSLETLNTFCCLDGRNFWVDIEKFSGGKLYNKTKSLGSALSAFFAQHLQTGILQLRDQALAFGFIPEYASGGAFFLFHCQARGKPLFKDCESAPYVLRMRKLQQLLYCMLITLNERRRNVPFRIYKVGCVPSAD, via the coding sequence ATGTGGAcaccacccaaaaaaaaatccgCTCCCACACGTGCGTTGCCCAAGGACGCGACCAATCCTGCGAATACGTTGCCTTTGTGGAGTCGCCTCCTGGATCACAATGCGGATGGTTGTCAGCGGCGGAAAAATGATGACATGCAGGCGAACTACGAGGTGGAGGTCGCCGATCGATTGTGGTCCTTATGGGGCACCGCCCAACAAGTGGAGCCCGAGGGGAGTAGCACCTCCGCGGAGTCCGCAGCCGGAAGGACCTCGGCTCCTGGCAAGATCTTGGCCTGCTGTGTGGTAGCCTGTTGTGCCGGCAGTTTCCATTCCCTGGACCACTGGGACACCCGGCTGTTGGACACGATCCTGGTGAACGGTGAGGATTACTACGATGAAAGTTTGGCGGCCAGGCAGCGCAGGGATTTGGTGGGCGAGCCCTCCCTGGAAACTTTGAATACCTTTTGCTGCCTAGATGGTCGCAACTTTTGGGTGGACATCGAGAAGTTCTCCGGCGGCAAGTTGTACAACAAAACCAAGAGCCTGGGATCGGCATTGAGTGCGTTCTTTGCCCAGCACCTGCAAACGGGGATCCTTCAGCTGAGGGATCAGGCTCTGGCTTTTGGTTTCATACCAGAGTATGCCTCCGGTGGAGCCTTCTTCCTCTTCCACTGCCAGGCGAGGGGGAAGCCCCTCTTCAAGGACTGCGAGAGTGCTCCATATGTCCTCAGGATGCGAAAGCTGCAGCAGCTTCTCTACTGCATGCTAATCACTTTAAATGAGCGACGACGTAATGTTCCCTTCAGGATCTACAAGGTGGGGTGTGTTCCCAGTGCTGATTAG
- the LOC108006453 gene encoding UPAR/Ly6 domain-containing protein twit has product MTSYGSTGCLLLGLLSLLMFFNTASAVLRCWRCSTDVSNGEFCNDPFMPETISEQQRYWSYVNCTYSVGAKSVNARPVCKKLVQEVYGKRVISRSCFYEDMDDSADKCANDQTSSYIKTVYCRTCTTDGCNGASGSTPLLLLLVLPLLLAFSFRHLPLCK; this is encoded by the exons ATGACATCCTACGGTTCAACAGGCTGCCTTTTGCTCGGCCTTCTATCCCTGCTGATGTTTTTCAATACAG CCTCGGCGGTGCTTCGATGCTGGCGCTGTTCCACGGACGTCTCGAATGGCGAGTTCTGCAACGATCCCTTCATGCCGGAGACAATTTCGGAGCAGCAGCGCTACTGGAGCTATGTGAACTGCACCTATTCCGTGGGCGCCAAGTCGGTGAATGCCCGACCCGTCTGCAAAAAACTGGTGCAGGAAG tgtacGGCAAGCGGGTGATTTCGCGTTCCTGCTTTTATGAGGACATGGACGATTCGGCGGACAAGTGCGCCAACGACCAGACCTCGTCCTACATAAAGACCGTATACTGCCGCACCTGCACCACCGACGGCTGCAACGGAGCCAGTGGCTCCACCccgctgctcctgctcctcgtGCTGCCCCTCCTGCTGGCCTTCTCCTTCAGGCACTTGCCCCTGTGCAAATGA
- the LOC108011612 gene encoding uncharacterized protein: MSRLEKVEIAGSSNWGQVKEKEPNEKVAVVAARPTEGSGGLAARWLAMTGATPQPTFPSTTGITDAFYSEGSSSASFTSVSPRSSDSAIPPVGRPQFSTVLKSCNSKLAEQWNNLSTLETAEGFHATLTNVFDAVGRLTAETAVNLRDNPSDSRLYRKLVSHLVEIESNKNIVQSKINEFREESEEVPVSEPNTERNEFH; encoded by the exons ATGTCGCGACTAGAAAAAGTGGAGATTGCAGGCTCTTCGAATTGGGGACAAGTTAAAGAG AAAGAACCCAATGAGAAGGTGGCTGTAGTGGCAGCTCGTCCCACCGAGGGATCTGGTGGTCTTGCGGCCAGGTGGTTGGCCATGACGGGTGCCACGCCCCAACCCACTTTTCCATCGACAACTGGCATAACCGATGCCTTTTACTCCGAAGGATCCTCCTCGGCCTCATTCACCTCTGTTTCACCCAGATCCTCCGACTCGGCTATACCTCCTGTAGGCCGTCCCCAGTTTTCAACCGTTCTAAAGTCTTGCAACAGTAAGTTGGCTGAGCAATGGAACAACCTAAGTACACTGGAAACTGCTGAGGGCTTCCATGCCACTCTTACCAATGTGTTTGATGCAGTAGGTCGTCTTACTGCGGAAACTGCTGTCAACCTAAGAGACAATCCCAGCGATTCCCGGTTGTACAGGAAACTGGTATCGCATTTGGTGGAAATTGAGTCTAACAAAAACATAGTGCAGTCTAAAATAAATGAGTTTAGGGAGGAGTCGGAGGAAGTACCTGTATCGGAACCAAATACAGAAAGGAACGAATTCCATTGA
- the Oseg5 gene encoding intraflagellar transport protein 80 homolog produces the protein MKLKTKVCKKNSLTNSEASEEEKQKVTNYPLSCVDWSSNEEIYFVSDDHQILKWSDVSRDSVEVAKLPDDFVPTDLHWLLLGGRSSGGGKGSDNLLICSNDGRFVILNKSARVERSISAHGAAISSGRWSPDGAGLLTAGEDGVIKIWSRSGMLRSTVVQNDEAIHCARWAPNSTSIVFCQGGHMSIKPLAANSKLIRWRAHDGLVLSLSWSSQSNVIASGGEDFRFKIWDAQGANLFTSAAEEYAITSVAFNPEKDYLLVGTFNLLKLCHSNGWTYDSARFSTPIVGSFYNLSWSADGTQVACGTSTGQLIVAYAIEQQIISRNLKATTKSRKSIALKDIATGSQDILDFPQRVVNFGLGYGHLVVATTHQVHIYNEKYINTPIIIDGRNDTRVIEVGKKYFMILDASSIWVYTYTGRLHLNPRYPGSQAQIPLLTWRSLSLGLDVLAVRDNSDPTLLHLFDLIPGASRQYEPHSLKAKQQLAEIAACRAGTSDDQFVAFIDLNRELFVSGSRNLSGERTDEIYKIGTQLASIMWASETNILVGVHDSCYSIWYCPGEGAADPTIIALTTITLDTAEFGKNITIESFEDAVVTFRCAGALLPVNVNMYCEVLHRALLEGQWQQALKICRMGQHASLWATLAAVATRKHQLQISEEAYSAALQIDKVSYLQHLKTLTPSSAEQMAENSLMLGRNLEAETILLHGKKIEQAVGLALRMHNWRRALEISQKHKAEEPDFLPRVLQERIKYLKALQREEWDPLYLPYVVKEEAESPSE, from the exons ATGAAGTTAAAAACAAAAGTCTGCAAGAAAAACTCTTTAACAAATTCAGAGGCTTCAGAGGAGGAgaaacaaaaagtaaccaaCTATCCACTGAGTTGTGTGGATTGGAGCAGCAATGAGGAGATATATTTTGTAAG CGACGACCACCAGATCCTCAAGTGGAGCGATGTGAGTCGAGATTCTGTGGAGGTGGCCAAATTGCCGGATGACTTTGTACCCACGGATCTGCACTGGCTTTTGTTGGGCGGCAGGAGCAGTGGTGGAGGCAAGGGTAGTGACAACCTGCTAATCTGTAGCAATGATGGAAGATTCGTAATCCTGAACAAAAGTGCCCGTGTCGAGCGTAGTATTTCCGCCCATGGAGCGGCCATAAGTTCCGGCCGCTGGAGTCCCGATGGAGCCGGTCTTCTGACCGCCGGCGAGGATGGTGTGATCAAGATCTGGTCTCGATCGGGGATGTTGCGATCCACCGTGGTGCAGAATGATGAGGCCATCCACTGCGCCCGTTGGGCACCCAACTCCACCTCCATTGTATTTTGCCAGGGCGGACACATGTCCATTAAGCCTTTGGCAGCCAACAGCAAACTCATCAGG TGGCGTGCCCATGATGGCCTGGTGCTTTCCCTCAGCTGGTCCTCTCAATCCAATGTTATAGCCTCCGGAGGCGAGGACTTTCGCTTTAAGATCTGGGATGCCCAGGGAGCTAATCTCTTTACCAGTGCCGCGGAGGAGTATGCCATTACGAGTGTGGCCTTTAATCCCGAGAAGGATTACCTGCTTGTTGGCACATTTAATCTGCTCAAACTGTGCCACAGCAATGGG TGGACATATGACAGCGCTCGCTTCAGCACCCCAATTGTGGGCTCCTTCTACAACCTATCCTGGTCAGCCGATGGCACTCAAGTGGCCTGCGGCACATCCACGGGTCAATTGATTGTGGCCTATGCCATCGAGCAGCAGATAATCTCCAGAAACCTAAAGGCCACCACTAAAAGTCGCAAGTCGATTGCCTTGAAGGACATTGCCACTGGCAGCCAGGATATCCTGGATTTTCCACAGCGAGTGGTTAATTTCGGACTAGGCTATGGCCATCTGGTGGTGGCCACCACCCACCAAGTGCACATCTATAATGAGAAGTACATCAATACTCCTATTATTATCGACGGCAGGAATGATACAAGGGTTATTGAAGTGGGAAAAAA GTACTTTATGATCTTAGATGCCTCATCGATATGGGTCTACACCTACACAGGTCGTTTGCACCTCAATCCGCGATATCCGGGCTCCCAGGCACAGATTCCCTTGCTCACCTGGCGTTCGTTGTCTTTAGGGCTAGATGTCCTGGCCGTTAGGGATAACTCCGATCCTACTTTGCTGCACTTGTTCGATCTAATACCGGGTGCCTCCCGACAGTATGAGCCCCATTCCCTGAAAGCAAAGCAACAGCTGGCTGAAATTGCAGCCTGTCGAGCTGGAACTTCAGATGATCAGTTTGTGGCCTTTATCGACTTAAATCGAGAGCTTTTTGTGAGTGGTTCCCGTAATCTAAGTGGCGAACGCACCGATGAGATCTACAAGATCGGCACCCAACTCGCCTCGATTATGTGGGCCAGCGAGACAAACATTCTGGTGGGAGTGCACGACTCATGCTACAGCATCTGGTATTGTCCCGGGGAAGGGGCCGCCGATCCTACAATTATTGCTTTGACCACCATTACCTTGGATACGGC GGAATTTGGAAAGAACATTACCATCGAGAGCTTCGAGGATGCGGTGGTCACATTCCGCTGCGCCGGCGCCCTGCTCCCGGTCAATGTGAACATGTACTGCGAGGTCCTGCATCGCGCCCTTCTCGAGGGTCAGTGGCAGCAGGCCCTGAAGATTTGCCGCATGGGGCAGCATGCCAGCTTGTGGGCCACCTTGGCTGCGGTGGCCACCAGAAAGCACCAGTTACAGATCAGCGAGGAGGCCTACTCGGCGGCCCTGCAGATCGACAAGGTGAGCTACCTGCAGCACCTGAAGACCCTAACGCCCTCGAGTGCCGAGCAGATGGCCGAGAATTCACTAATGCTGGGCAGGAATCTGGAGGCAGAGACGATCCTGCTGCATGGCAAGAAAATCGAACAGGCAGTGGGTTTGGCTCTGCGGATGCACAACTGGCGGAGAGCCCTGGAAATCTCCCAGAAACACAAGGCGGAGGAGCCAGACTTTTTGCCACGGGTTCtccaggagagaatcaagtaTCTCAAGGCCCTGCAGCGGGAGGAGTGGGATCCACTCTATCTGCCCTATGTCGTCAAAGAAGAGGCTGAAAGCCCAAGTGAATGA
- the LOC108020523 gene encoding glyoxylate reductase/hydroxypyruvate reductase encodes MSTNKLYKVLIAHTDVPPEGIEILKEKCEILQVTSEPPLNRLEILEKIKGVDAAIWGGRDILDAKILDAAGPQFKAVSTMSSGINNVDVPELKKRGIPLGSTPAMLTVAVADLTVGLLIAAARRFQEGRRKIDSDNWDKDHLDWMLGQDIRDSTVGFYGFGGIGQAVAQRLSGFEIDRVLYTTRNRVSDEIEKKFNASKVDFDTLLAESDFLIIASPLNKDTLGLFNATAFNKMKETAVLVNVGRGKIVNQDDLYDALKAKRIFAAGLDVMDPEPLKSHDKLLALDNVVVTPHVGYATRRTRIDAATLASQNVLQGLAGKPMPSPAY; translated from the exons ATGTCAACAAATAAGCTGTACAAAGTGCTAATTGCGCATACCGATGTTCCACCCGAGGGCATTGAAATCCTAAAGGAGAAATGCGAGATCCTTCAAGTGACGAGTGAGCCCCCACTAAATAGGCTTGAAATTCTGGAGAAGATCAAGGGCGTAGATGCTGCCATTTGGGGCGGTCGAGATATCCTCGATGCTAAGATTTTAGATGCAGCTGGTCCACAATTTAAGGCCGTATCCACCATGTCCTCGGGCATCAACAATGTGGATGTGCCGGAGTTGAAGAAGAGGGGTATTCCATTGGGAAGTACTCCTGCGATGCTAACCGTTGCGGTTGCCGACTTAACTGTGGGTTTATTAATCGCCGCCGCTCGGAGATTTCAAGAGGGTCGAAGAAAGATCGATAG TGACAATTGGGACAAGGACCATCTGGACTGGATGCTGGGTCAGGATATTCGTGACTCCACCGTGGGTTTCTACGGCTTTGGAGGCATTGGCCAGGCGGTTGCGCAGCGTTTGTCCGGATTCGAAATCGACCGTGTGCTCTATACCACCCGGAATCGTGTTAGCGATGAGATCGAGAAGAAGTTCAATGCCTCTAAGGTGGACTTCGATACCCTCCTGGCGGAAAGTGACTTCCTGATAATTGCATCACCTTTGAACAAGGACACTCTGGGATTGTTTAATGCCACCGCCTTTAATAAAATGAAGGAAACAGCAGTGCTGGTCAACGTTGGAAGGGGCA AAATTGTCAACCAGGATGACCTTTACGATGCCTTGAAGGCAAAGCGAATCTTTGCAGCTGGCTTAGATGTTATGGATCCTGAGCCTCTCAAGTCCCATGACAAATTACTCGCTCTGGACAATGTTG TGGTCACTCCGCATGTGGGCTATGCCACCAGGAGAACGCGTATCGATGCTGCAACTTTGGCATCCCAAAATGTGCTCCAAGGACTGGCTGGTAAGCCCATGCCCTCTCCCGCTTACTAA
- the LOC108020548 gene encoding glyoxylate reductase/hydroxypyruvate reductase: protein MSRAASAFKVLVSHPNVPTPALELLRSRGAETIICQSVPPSREEILKKVPGVDAIYWAHYQPLNAGILDAAGPQLRCVSTMSSGLDYADIPEFQKRKIPLGHTPGVVKNSVADLAIGLMIAAGRHFHAGRTEIERSQWKVEQINWMMGQEIRDSVIGFFGFGGISQAIAKRLQCWDVAKIIYHTRTRKENDGDFKAEHVPFETLLKESDFLVVAAPLTNETREKFSAKAFELMKKTSVFVNVARGGLVNQTDLHDALTTGKIFAAGLDVTTPEPLPADSPLLKLPNCVILPHMGTQTMKTTIEMSLLAANNILNCIEGKPMIRPAY, encoded by the exons ATGTCTCGAGCTGCAAGTGCCTTCAAAGTGCTCGTTTCGCATCCGAATGTTCCAACACCGGCTTTGGAACTCCTTCGATCTCGAGGGGCGGAAACCATCATCTGCCAGAGTGTGCCGCCTTCGAGAGAGGAGATCCTGAAGAAGGTGCCCGGAGTGGATGCCATATACTGGGCCCACTATCAGCCCCTAAATGCTGGAATTCTGGATGCCGCTGGGCCGCAGCTGCGTTGCGTAAGCACCATGTCCTCCGGACTCGATTATGCGGATATTCCCGAGTTCCAGAAGAGGAAAATCCCCCTGGGTCATACCCCCGGGGTTGTGAAGAATTCGGTGGCCGATCTTGCCATAGGTTTGATGATAGCAGCAGGTCGGCATTTTCACGCCGGACGAACCGAAATCGAGAG ATCCCAATGGAAAGTCGAGCAGATCAACTGGATGATGGGTCAGGAGATTCGCGATTCAGTCATCGGTTTCTTTGGTTTTGGCGGTATCAGTCAGGCCATTGCCAAGCGTTTGCAATGCTGGGATGTGGCCAAGATCATTTACCACACTCGCACCCGAAAGGAGAACGATGGAGACTTCAAAGCGGAGCACGTTCCCTTCGAGACCCTTTTAAAGGAAAGTGATTTTCTAGTGGTAGCTGCTCCACTCACAAACGAAACCAGGGAGAAGTTCAGTGCGAAGGCTTTTGAGCTGATGAAAAAGACTTCGGTGTTTGTCAATGTGGCCAGAGGGG GTCTTGTAAATCAAACCGATTTGCATGATGCTTTGACAACTGGCAAGATATTTGCCGCTGGCTTGGATGTCACCACCCCAGAACCACTACCTGCCGATAGTCCTCTTCTCAAGTTGCCCAATTGCG TTATCCTTCCCCATATGGGCACTCAGACAATGAAGACTACCATTGAGATGAGTTTACTAGCTGCCAATAATATCTTAAACTGCATCGAGGGAAAGCCCATGATAAGGCCTGCCTACTGA
- the LOC108020500 gene encoding glyoxylate reductase/hydroxypyruvate reductase isoform X3, producing the protein MSTGKAFKVLVTHPEVPQQGIDLLKQNCEVIQLQSVPINRAELLEKIRGVDGVLWAGHEPLNAEALDAAGPQLKSISAMSAGIDFVDVPELKRRKIPLGHTPTVLNTAVADLAVGLLIAASRRFHEGRKKIDNDQWENYHLNWLLGQDIRDSTVGFYGFGGIGQAIAKRLSGFDIDKVLYTTRRRVHKEIEEEYNAKKVDFDTLLADSDFIVIASPLTKDTQGIFNATAFNKMKKSAVLINIARGKIVNQDELYEALKSNRIFSAGLDVTDPEPLSPKDKLLTLDNAVVLPHIGSATNRTRADMSTIAAHNVLRGLAGEPMLSPAY; encoded by the exons ATGTCCACTGGCAAGGCTTTCAAGGTCCTGGTGACACACCCCGAGGTTCCACAGCAGGGCATCGATCTGCTCAAGCAGAACTGTGAGGTCATCCAGCTGCAGAGTGTTCCCATCAACAGGGCGGAACTTCTGGAGAAAATCCGTGGAGTCGATGGTGTCCTGTGGGCCGGACATGAACCCCTCAATGCCGAGGCCCTCGATGCTGCCGGTCCCCAGCTGAAGTCCATCTCCGCCATGTCGGCGGGCATCGACTTCGTGGATGTGCCGGAGCTCAAGAGGCGCAAAATCCCGCTGGGACACACCCCTACCGTCCTCAACACCGCCGTCGCCGACTTGGCAGTGGGTCTCCTGATCGCCGCCAGTCGCCGTTTTCACGAAGGACGCAAGAAGATCGACAA TGACCAGTGGGAGAACTACCACCTCAACTGGTTGCTTGGCCAAGATATCCGCGACTCCACTGTGGGATTCTATGGTTTCGGAGGAATTGGCCAGGCTATTGCCAAGCGTCTGTCCGGATTCGACATTGACAAGGTGCTGTACACCACCCGCCGTCGTGTTCACAAGGAGATCGAGGAGGAGTACAACGCCAAGAAGGTCGATTTCGATACCCTTTTGGCCGACAGTGACTTCATCGTGATCGCCTCCCCCTTGACCAAGGACACACAGGGCATCTTCAATGCCACCGCCTTCAACAAGATGAAGAAATCCGCTGTCCTCATCAATATTGCTAGGGGCA AGATTGTCAACCAAGATGAACTCTATGAGGCCCTAAAGTCGAACCGAATCTTTTCCGCTGGTCTGGACGTCACGGATCCGGAACCTCTGTCGCCCAAGGACAAGCTGCTGACACTTGATAATGCCG TTGTCCTGCCCCATATTGGATCCGCCACGAACCGAACCCGTGCCGATATGTCCACCATTGCTGCCCACAACGTTCTCAGGGGCTTGGCTGGGGAACCCATGTTGTCGCCCGCCTACTAG
- the LOC108020500 gene encoding glyoxylate reductase/hydroxypyruvate reductase isoform X2, with protein sequence MLNRFIGLSAAIVGRSSRSNGFPSSSLFKAGNPSQNRTMSTGKAFKVLVTHPEVPQQGIDLLKQNCEVIQLQSVPINRAELLEKIRGVDGVLWAGHEPLNAEALDAAGPQLKSISAMSAGIDFVDVPELKRRKIPLGHTPTVLNTAVADLAVGLLIAASRRFHEGRKKIDNDQWENYHLNWLLGQDIRDSTVGFYGFGGIGQAIAKRLSGFDIDKVLYTTRRRVHKEIEEEYNAKKVDFDTLLADSDFIVIASPLTKDTQGIFNATAFNKMKKSAVLINIARGKIVNQDELYEALKSNRIFSAGLDVTDPEPLSPKDKLLTLDNAVVLPHIGSATNRTRADMSTIAAHNVLRGLAGEPMLSPAY encoded by the exons ATGCTAAACAGGTTCATTGGTTTATCGGCTGCGATCGTGGGTCGCAGCAGCCGAAGCAACGGCTTTCCGTCCTCGTCGCTCTTTAAAGCTGG TAATCCCAGTCAAAACCGCACCATGTCCACTGGCAAGGCTTTCAAGGTCCTGGTGACACACCCCGAGGTTCCACAGCAGGGCATCGATCTGCTCAAGCAGAACTGTGAGGTCATCCAGCTGCAGAGTGTTCCCATCAACAGGGCGGAACTTCTGGAGAAAATCCGTGGAGTCGATGGTGTCCTGTGGGCCGGACATGAACCCCTCAATGCCGAGGCCCTCGATGCTGCCGGTCCCCAGCTGAAGTCCATCTCCGCCATGTCGGCGGGCATCGACTTCGTGGATGTGCCGGAGCTCAAGAGGCGCAAAATCCCGCTGGGACACACCCCTACCGTCCTCAACACCGCCGTCGCCGACTTGGCAGTGGGTCTCCTGATCGCCGCCAGTCGCCGTTTTCACGAAGGACGCAAGAAGATCGACAA TGACCAGTGGGAGAACTACCACCTCAACTGGTTGCTTGGCCAAGATATCCGCGACTCCACTGTGGGATTCTATGGTTTCGGAGGAATTGGCCAGGCTATTGCCAAGCGTCTGTCCGGATTCGACATTGACAAGGTGCTGTACACCACCCGCCGTCGTGTTCACAAGGAGATCGAGGAGGAGTACAACGCCAAGAAGGTCGATTTCGATACCCTTTTGGCCGACAGTGACTTCATCGTGATCGCCTCCCCCTTGACCAAGGACACACAGGGCATCTTCAATGCCACCGCCTTCAACAAGATGAAGAAATCCGCTGTCCTCATCAATATTGCTAGGGGCA AGATTGTCAACCAAGATGAACTCTATGAGGCCCTAAAGTCGAACCGAATCTTTTCCGCTGGTCTGGACGTCACGGATCCGGAACCTCTGTCGCCCAAGGACAAGCTGCTGACACTTGATAATGCCG TTGTCCTGCCCCATATTGGATCCGCCACGAACCGAACCCGTGCCGATATGTCCACCATTGCTGCCCACAACGTTCTCAGGGGCTTGGCTGGGGAACCCATGTTGTCGCCCGCCTACTAG
- the LOC108020500 gene encoding glyoxylate reductase/hydroxypyruvate reductase isoform X1, which translates to MLNRFIGLSAAIVGRSSRSNGFPSSSLFKAGGSSNPSQNRTMSTGKAFKVLVTHPEVPQQGIDLLKQNCEVIQLQSVPINRAELLEKIRGVDGVLWAGHEPLNAEALDAAGPQLKSISAMSAGIDFVDVPELKRRKIPLGHTPTVLNTAVADLAVGLLIAASRRFHEGRKKIDNDQWENYHLNWLLGQDIRDSTVGFYGFGGIGQAIAKRLSGFDIDKVLYTTRRRVHKEIEEEYNAKKVDFDTLLADSDFIVIASPLTKDTQGIFNATAFNKMKKSAVLINIARGKIVNQDELYEALKSNRIFSAGLDVTDPEPLSPKDKLLTLDNAVVLPHIGSATNRTRADMSTIAAHNVLRGLAGEPMLSPAY; encoded by the exons ATGCTAAACAGGTTCATTGGTTTATCGGCTGCGATCGTGGGTCGCAGCAGCCGAAGCAACGGCTTTCCGTCCTCGTCGCTCTTTAAAGCTGG GGGCAGCAGTAATCCCAGTCAAAACCGCACCATGTCCACTGGCAAGGCTTTCAAGGTCCTGGTGACACACCCCGAGGTTCCACAGCAGGGCATCGATCTGCTCAAGCAGAACTGTGAGGTCATCCAGCTGCAGAGTGTTCCCATCAACAGGGCGGAACTTCTGGAGAAAATCCGTGGAGTCGATGGTGTCCTGTGGGCCGGACATGAACCCCTCAATGCCGAGGCCCTCGATGCTGCCGGTCCCCAGCTGAAGTCCATCTCCGCCATGTCGGCGGGCATCGACTTCGTGGATGTGCCGGAGCTCAAGAGGCGCAAAATCCCGCTGGGACACACCCCTACCGTCCTCAACACCGCCGTCGCCGACTTGGCAGTGGGTCTCCTGATCGCCGCCAGTCGCCGTTTTCACGAAGGACGCAAGAAGATCGACAA TGACCAGTGGGAGAACTACCACCTCAACTGGTTGCTTGGCCAAGATATCCGCGACTCCACTGTGGGATTCTATGGTTTCGGAGGAATTGGCCAGGCTATTGCCAAGCGTCTGTCCGGATTCGACATTGACAAGGTGCTGTACACCACCCGCCGTCGTGTTCACAAGGAGATCGAGGAGGAGTACAACGCCAAGAAGGTCGATTTCGATACCCTTTTGGCCGACAGTGACTTCATCGTGATCGCCTCCCCCTTGACCAAGGACACACAGGGCATCTTCAATGCCACCGCCTTCAACAAGATGAAGAAATCCGCTGTCCTCATCAATATTGCTAGGGGCA AGATTGTCAACCAAGATGAACTCTATGAGGCCCTAAAGTCGAACCGAATCTTTTCCGCTGGTCTGGACGTCACGGATCCGGAACCTCTGTCGCCCAAGGACAAGCTGCTGACACTTGATAATGCCG TTGTCCTGCCCCATATTGGATCCGCCACGAACCGAACCCGTGCCGATATGTCCACCATTGCTGCCCACAACGTTCTCAGGGGCTTGGCTGGGGAACCCATGTTGTCGCCCGCCTACTAG
- the LOC108012454 gene encoding uncharacterized protein produces MFTTLLILVVGSTTILATDYILLIDDPDIYSNCIDGPPGSQGINDAFDTSEMLVDVDPDGIHVSGNVTSIWNTSRTDRISARMSVLHYNRGSWEPTVFNSLTPDFCTAMFDPNQFWFKYWFKNFANREEMKEKCFSTAGTVLVYNPFTVVPRLNNVMGAPLKGRYKVVVLFEAFDEKNQRRPSPVCFEVIGEIEKIKN; encoded by the exons ATGTTCACAACCCTGTTGATTCTCGTTGTGGGCTCTACCACAATTTTGGCCACAGACTACATTCTATTGATTGATGATCCGGACATCTACTCGAATTGCATCGACGGACCACCCGGCTCCCAAGGAATCAACGATGCCTTCGACACAAGTGAAATGTTGGTTGATGTGGACCCCGACGGGATTCATGTTTCGGGGAATGTTACATCCATATGGAATACGTCTCGCACAGATCGAATTTCA GCCAGAATGAGCGTGTTGCACTACAACCGCGGTAGTTGGGAACCGACAGTATTTAACTCCCTCACACCGGACTTCTGCACTGCGATGTTCGATCCGAATCAGTTTTGGTTTAAGTACTGGTTCAAAAATTTTGCAAACCGTGAAGAAATGAAAGAGAAGTGCTTCTCGACGGCAGGT ACTGTTTTAGTGTATAACCCGTTCACCGTGGTTCCGCGACTAAATAACGTTATGGGGGCTCCTTTAAAAGGACGGTATAAGGTTGTGGTATTGTTTGAAGCATTCGACGAAAAGAACCAACGAAGACCATCACCCGTATGCTTTGAGGTCATAGGCGAAATTGAGAAAATAAAGAATTAA